A stretch of Crossiella cryophila DNA encodes these proteins:
- a CDS encoding oxygenase MpaB family protein codes for MKRRLVHLARIQELDPERDYAEIYRLTALYEFSFDVSIALQLAFYRTYAVPSISGLLAHTGHIEHDPVKRAEDTGLLIFEMVEHGFDHPRARGALRITNGAHRPWTISNEDYLYVLGTFMFVPFRWLDRYGWRRPVEAERIAAYHFYRELGSRMGITDIPASWEKYEHWFDTYEREHFAHTPANTRLLRASQQLIADRFPPRARGLGRLLGLALLDVIDDEPLRRALGVPRTPWVLRGPVKLGFRLRARIQRLLKPRTSSAFTPGGQMKAYPDGYQLSDLGPATPRAPGSPE; via the coding sequence ATGAAACGACGACTCGTGCACCTGGCGCGCATCCAGGAGCTGGACCCCGAACGCGACTACGCCGAGATCTACCGGCTGACCGCGTTGTACGAGTTCAGCTTCGACGTCAGCATCGCCCTGCAGCTGGCCTTCTACCGCACCTACGCGGTGCCCTCGATCTCCGGCCTGCTCGCGCACACCGGCCACATCGAGCACGACCCGGTCAAACGCGCCGAGGACACCGGCCTGCTGATCTTCGAGATGGTCGAGCACGGCTTCGACCACCCCAGGGCCCGCGGCGCGCTGCGGATCACCAACGGCGCGCACCGCCCGTGGACGATCAGCAACGAGGACTACCTGTACGTGCTGGGCACCTTCATGTTCGTGCCCTTCCGCTGGCTGGACCGCTACGGCTGGCGCCGCCCGGTGGAGGCCGAACGCATCGCCGCCTATCACTTCTACCGCGAGCTGGGCTCCCGGATGGGCATCACGGACATCCCGGCGAGCTGGGAGAAGTACGAGCACTGGTTCGACACCTACGAGCGCGAGCACTTCGCGCACACCCCGGCCAACACCCGCCTGCTGCGCGCCTCCCAGCAACTCATCGCCGACCGCTTCCCACCCCGCGCCCGCGGGCTGGGCCGGTTGCTGGGCCTGGCACTGCTGGACGTGATCGACGACGAGCCACTGCGCCGGGCGCTGGGCGTGCCGCGCACCCCGTGGGTACTGCGCGGCCCGGTGAAGCTGGGCTTCCGGCTGCGGGCCCGGATCCAGCGGCTGCTCAAGCCGAGGACCAGCAGTGCCTTTACCCCGGGCGGACAGATGAAGGCTTATCCGGACGGATATCAGCTCTCGGATCTGGGCCCGGCCACGCCGCGGGCGCCGGGCTCGCCGGAGTAG
- a CDS encoding FMN-binding protein yields MRRVIPVLLLTVAGLIPLWRFEATPHESTAVLADPAPAETGSAAPSTSGAPPAGGGQPASTSTTGSSESTNYGSVQVQVTFTGDRITEVRALRAPTSTRTQGALPQLRQSALSAQSADIDTVSGATQTSQAYAKSLQAAIDAKGR; encoded by the coding sequence ATGCGCCGGGTCATCCCCGTCCTGCTGCTCACCGTCGCCGGGCTCATCCCGTTGTGGCGCTTCGAGGCCACCCCGCACGAGAGCACCGCCGTGCTCGCCGACCCGGCCCCCGCCGAGACCGGTTCCGCCGCCCCCAGCACCAGCGGCGCGCCGCCCGCAGGCGGCGGCCAGCCCGCGAGCACCAGCACCACTGGGTCGAGCGAGTCGACCAACTACGGGTCGGTGCAGGTCCAGGTCACCTTCACCGGGGACCGGATCACCGAGGTCCGCGCGCTGCGGGCGCCGACCAGCACCCGCACCCAGGGCGCGTTGCCGCAGCTTCGGCAGTCCGCGCTGAGCGCGCAGAGCGCCGATATCGACACCGTCTCCGGCGCCACCCAGACCAGCCAGGCCTACGCGAAGTCGTTGCAGGCCGCGATCGATGCGAAGGGACGCTGA
- a CDS encoding response regulator transcription factor — protein MSNDSQVRLLVVDDEPHIADLVATVARYEGWRAATAGTGAEALRQAAAFNPDIVVLDLMLPDLDGFSVLDRLRESGSLVPVVFLTAKDGTADRIVGLTRGGDDYLVKPFSVEELMARLRAVLRRSTAQAWTPQARSVLQVADLTLDEDTREVRRAGKLATLTPTEYELLRYLMRRSPAVLTKAQILDHVWEYDFGGRSNVVELVISHLRRKVDNGHEPLIHTMRGVGYALRQAVQ, from the coding sequence GTGAGCAACGACAGCCAGGTCCGTCTGCTGGTGGTGGACGACGAACCGCACATCGCCGACCTCGTCGCCACCGTGGCCCGCTACGAGGGCTGGCGGGCGGCGACGGCGGGTACCGGCGCGGAGGCGCTGCGGCAGGCCGCCGCGTTCAACCCGGACATCGTGGTGCTCGACCTGATGCTGCCGGACCTGGACGGCTTCAGCGTGCTGGACCGGCTGCGGGAGAGCGGCTCACTGGTCCCGGTGGTCTTCCTCACCGCCAAGGACGGCACCGCCGACCGGATCGTCGGCCTGACCCGCGGTGGCGATGACTACCTGGTCAAACCCTTCTCGGTGGAGGAGCTGATGGCCCGGCTGCGCGCGGTGCTCCGGCGCAGCACCGCCCAGGCCTGGACCCCGCAGGCGCGTTCGGTGCTCCAGGTGGCCGACCTGACCCTGGACGAGGACACCAGGGAGGTCCGCCGGGCCGGGAAGCTGGCCACGCTCACCCCCACCGAGTACGAACTGCTGCGCTACCTGATGCGCCGCTCCCCCGCGGTGCTGACCAAGGCGCAGATCCTGGACCACGTCTGGGAGTACGACTTCGGCGGCCGCTCCAACGTGGTCGAACTGGTCATCTCGCACCTGCGCCGCAAGGTCGACAACGGCCATGAACCGCTGATCCACACCATGCGCGGGGTCGGCTACGCGCTGCGCCAGGCCGTCCAGTGA
- a CDS encoding valine--tRNA ligase: protein MTETLPQQARTELPAQFAPAEVEGELYQRWVERGYFTPDAASDKPPFTIVIPPPNVTGSLHIGHAFEHTLIDLIIRRKRMQGFETLWLPGMDHASIAVHALVEKQLAAEGTSRRELGREAFIERTWEWKAEYGGKILAQMRRLGESVDWTRERFTMDEKSNRAVLTIFKKLYDEGLIYRAERLVNWSPTLRSVLSDAEVDHEEVEGELVSMRYGDGDASIVVATTRVETMLGDTAVAVHPDDERYKHLVGTLIELPLTGRKIPVVADTHVDPEFGTGAVKVTPAHDPNDFEIGKRHELPMPTIMDEQGRIAHTGTEFDGLDRFEARVAVREALRAQGRIVAEKRPYLHSVGHSSRSKEPIEPRLSLQWFVKVAPLAKAAGDAVREGKVAVNPPEMTKRYFDWVDNLHDWCISRQLWWGHRIPVWYGPNGEQICLGPDEQPPAGEGWRQDEDVLDTWFSSGLWPFSTLGWPEKTDDLAKFYPTSVLVTGYDILFFWVVRMMMFGIYAMDGVPPFHTIALHGMVRDQHGKKMSKTVGNVVDPLDWMDRFGTDALRFTMARGANPGTDVPISEEWVAGSRNFGTKLWNATRFAMMNGATVAEPVPARDALTDADRWILDGLDALVSEVDGLLDDYQFAKSTEALYHFVWDEFCDWYLELAKVQLNDENRAGATRAVLGHVLDVVLRLLHPVSPYLTETLWTALTGEESLVIAQWPSVSGASADPVAKERIAAVQQLVTEIRRFRSDQGIKPGQRVATRLTGMDAAGLTALTASVRALVKLDEPGAEFAATADFELNLPTGAVTIELDTSGTIDVAAERKRLAKDLAVNEKELAGCVAKLGNPAFTDKAPAAVVEKITERKAAAEAEIERITARLASLPEA, encoded by the coding sequence GTGACCGAGACCCTTCCGCAGCAGGCCCGCACCGAACTCCCCGCCCAGTTCGCTCCGGCGGAGGTAGAGGGCGAGCTGTACCAGCGGTGGGTCGAGCGCGGTTACTTCACGCCCGACGCGGCCAGCGACAAGCCGCCGTTCACCATCGTCATCCCGCCGCCGAATGTCACCGGCAGCCTGCACATCGGGCACGCCTTCGAGCACACGCTGATCGACCTGATCATCCGGCGCAAGCGGATGCAGGGCTTCGAGACGCTGTGGCTGCCGGGCATGGACCACGCCTCCATCGCGGTGCACGCGCTGGTGGAGAAGCAGCTCGCGGCCGAGGGCACCAGCCGCCGGGAGCTGGGCCGGGAGGCGTTCATCGAGCGCACCTGGGAGTGGAAGGCCGAGTACGGCGGCAAGATCCTGGCCCAGATGCGCCGCCTCGGCGAGAGCGTGGACTGGACCCGCGAGCGGTTCACCATGGACGAGAAGTCCAACCGCGCGGTGCTGACCATCTTCAAGAAGCTCTACGACGAGGGCCTGATCTACCGGGCCGAGCGGCTGGTCAACTGGTCGCCCACGCTGCGCTCGGTGCTCTCCGACGCCGAGGTCGACCACGAGGAGGTCGAGGGCGAACTCGTCTCCATGCGCTACGGCGACGGCGACGCCTCGATCGTGGTCGCCACCACCCGGGTCGAGACCATGCTCGGCGACACCGCGGTCGCGGTGCACCCGGACGACGAGCGGTACAAGCACCTGGTCGGCACGCTGATCGAGCTGCCGCTGACCGGGCGCAAGATCCCGGTCGTGGCCGACACCCACGTCGACCCGGAGTTCGGCACCGGCGCGGTCAAGGTGACCCCGGCGCACGACCCGAACGACTTCGAGATCGGCAAGCGGCACGAGCTGCCGATGCCGACGATCATGGACGAGCAGGGCCGGATCGCGCACACCGGCACCGAGTTCGACGGCCTGGACCGGTTCGAGGCGCGGGTCGCGGTCCGCGAGGCACTGCGCGCGCAGGGCCGGATCGTCGCGGAGAAGCGGCCGTACCTGCACAGCGTCGGGCACAGCTCGCGGTCCAAGGAGCCGATCGAGCCGCGGCTCTCGCTGCAGTGGTTCGTCAAGGTCGCCCCGCTGGCCAAGGCGGCAGGGGACGCGGTCCGCGAGGGCAAGGTCGCGGTCAACCCGCCGGAGATGACCAAGCGCTACTTCGACTGGGTCGACAACTTGCACGACTGGTGCATCTCGCGCCAGCTGTGGTGGGGCCACCGGATCCCGGTCTGGTACGGCCCCAACGGCGAGCAGATCTGCCTGGGCCCGGACGAGCAGCCGCCCGCGGGCGAGGGCTGGCGCCAGGACGAGGACGTCCTGGACACCTGGTTCTCCTCCGGCCTGTGGCCCTTCTCCACCCTGGGCTGGCCGGAGAAGACCGACGACCTGGCCAAGTTCTATCCGACCAGCGTGCTGGTCACCGGCTACGACATCCTGTTCTTCTGGGTCGTCCGGATGATGATGTTCGGCATCTACGCGATGGACGGCGTGCCGCCGTTCCACACCATCGCACTGCACGGCATGGTCCGGGACCAGCACGGCAAGAAGATGTCCAAGACCGTCGGCAACGTGGTCGACCCGCTGGACTGGATGGACCGCTTCGGCACCGACGCGCTGCGCTTCACCATGGCCCGCGGCGCCAACCCCGGCACCGACGTGCCGATCAGCGAGGAGTGGGTGGCCGGCTCCCGCAACTTCGGCACCAAGCTGTGGAACGCCACCAGGTTCGCCATGATGAACGGCGCCACCGTTGCCGAGCCGGTGCCCGCGCGGGACGCGCTGACCGACGCCGACCGGTGGATCCTGGACGGCCTGGACGCGCTGGTGTCCGAAGTGGACGGTCTGCTGGACGACTACCAGTTCGCCAAGTCCACTGAGGCGCTCTACCACTTCGTCTGGGACGAGTTCTGCGACTGGTACCTGGAACTGGCCAAGGTCCAGCTCAACGACGAGAACCGGGCGGGCGCGACCCGCGCGGTGCTCGGCCACGTCCTCGACGTGGTGCTGCGCCTGCTGCACCCGGTCTCCCCGTACCTCACCGAAACGCTGTGGACCGCGCTCACCGGTGAGGAGTCGCTGGTCATCGCGCAGTGGCCGTCGGTCAGCGGCGCGAGTGCGGATCCGGTCGCCAAGGAACGGATCGCGGCCGTGCAGCAGCTCGTCACCGAGATCCGCCGGTTCCGCTCCGACCAGGGCATCAAGCCCGGCCAGCGGGTGGCCACCCGGCTGACCGGGATGGACGCCGCCGGGCTGACCGCGTTGACCGCCTCGGTGCGCGCGCTGGTGAAGCTGGACGAACCGGGCGCGGAGTTCGCCGCCACGGCCGACTTCGAGCTGAACCTGCCCACCGGCGCGGTCACCATCGAGCTGGACACCTCCGGCACGATCGACGTGGCGGCCGAGCGCAAGCGGCTGGCCAAGGACCTCGCGGTCAACGAGAAGGAACTCGCGGGCTGCGTGGCCAAGCTGGGCAACCCGGCGTTCACCGACAAGGCGCCTGCCGCGGTGGTGGAGAAGATCACCGAGCGCAAGGCGGCGGCCGAGGCGGAGATCGAACGCATCACAGCGAGGTTGGCTTCGCTGCCCGAAGCCTGA
- a CDS encoding MAB_1171c family putative transporter: MSAAGLLVLAVVLATLATVLTRLRQLIGRAGNPAVRSLLLGCLALALALSVQLPVVYPVINQVGFNLAWPVQHGLVLGTAYLIQVFFLYSIEEPEQAARRAARQALVLFAVTAVMLLLFAAAPRARDFLHGPAGRNEAGGPGDPVAALAFATFSLYLGWAALNLMRLAWQWSTKARDVWWLFVGLRLQVVAHVFTLAFCAHKLGFQLAVLFGVTPGWTANSVEGWLMPAACALATLGVSACALGETVARWVRRHCAPLVRLAGAIAAWWRFLRAHHALYPLWARFAEVLPEITLDPPKSRRADLFDLRAGRRRLYRRLIELEDGGKQLRPAIPPEIPARVRELTGGRPPEQVAAVSAAAGYAVALRRRELGIPDVTNNPLGSAAGAEDLAELVDRWRAITRAFTRDPVVRQVLAEHLGTRAATPAAPEEAGR, translated from the coding sequence GTGAGCGCCGCAGGCCTCCTGGTGCTGGCCGTGGTGCTGGCCACGCTCGCCACCGTGCTGACCCGGCTGCGCCAGCTCATCGGCCGGGCGGGCAACCCGGCGGTGCGCTCGCTGCTGCTGGGCTGCCTGGCGCTGGCCCTGGCGCTGTCGGTGCAGCTCCCGGTGGTCTACCCGGTGATCAACCAGGTCGGCTTCAACCTGGCCTGGCCGGTGCAGCACGGGCTGGTGCTGGGCACCGCGTACCTGATCCAGGTCTTCTTCCTGTACTCCATCGAGGAACCGGAGCAGGCTGCCCGCCGGGCCGCCCGGCAGGCGCTGGTGCTGTTCGCGGTCACCGCGGTGATGCTGCTGCTCTTCGCCGCCGCGCCGAGGGCCAGGGACTTCCTGCACGGTCCTGCCGGGCGCAACGAGGCGGGCGGGCCGGGCGATCCGGTGGCCGCGCTGGCCTTCGCCACCTTCAGCCTGTACCTGGGCTGGGCGGCGCTGAACCTGATGCGGCTGGCCTGGCAGTGGTCGACCAAGGCCAGGGACGTGTGGTGGCTCTTCGTCGGGCTGCGGCTGCAGGTGGTGGCGCACGTGTTCACGCTGGCCTTCTGCGCGCACAAACTGGGTTTCCAGCTCGCGGTGCTGTTCGGGGTGACCCCCGGCTGGACCGCGAACTCGGTGGAGGGCTGGCTGATGCCCGCGGCCTGCGCGCTGGCCACGCTGGGCGTGAGCGCGTGCGCGCTGGGCGAGACCGTGGCCAGGTGGGTGCGGCGGCACTGCGCGCCGCTGGTCCGGCTGGCCGGGGCGATCGCGGCCTGGTGGCGGTTCCTGCGCGCGCACCACGCGCTCTACCCGCTGTGGGCCCGCTTCGCCGAGGTGCTGCCGGAGATCACCCTGGACCCGCCGAAGTCCCGCCGCGCCGACCTGTTCGACCTGCGTGCGGGCCGCCGCAGGCTCTACCGCAGGCTGATCGAGCTGGAGGACGGCGGCAAGCAGCTCCGCCCGGCCATCCCGCCCGAGATCCCGGCCAGGGTCCGGGAGCTGACCGGTGGCCGGCCGCCCGAGCAGGTGGCCGCGGTGAGTGCCGCCGCCGGGTACGCGGTCGCGCTGCGCCGCCGCGAACTGGGCATACCCGACGTGACGAACAACCCCCTCGGCAGCGCCGCCGGCGCGGAGGACCTGGCCGAACTGGTGGACCGGTGGCGTGCGATCACCCGCGCCTTCACCAGGGACCCGGTGGTCAGACAGGTGCTCGCCGAGCACCTGGGCACACGCGCGGCCACCCCCGCCGCGCCGGAGGAAGCCGGACGATGA
- a CDS encoding ferredoxin reductase family protein, which translates to MTTLEAPAPPTPPTPTPSLRPKAVARTGLYALLAANAAVVAGLFAAAGFDDNALILLGRLTGLYGALIMAFQLVLVARLPWLDRRIGMDRLTSWHRWTGFGLLWTLLAHAVFITYGYAQAENLPVVTQFAELATTVDGVLRAIVALLLIMMVGAVSVRAARRRLAYETWHFIHLYTYLAVVLAFGHQLAAGRTFAGSPFARAYWWTLWGLALGSVVLGRFLLPLWRNLRHRFRVTAVVPESDSVVSVYITGRHLDRLPARAGQFFLWRFLAKDRWWQANPFSLSAAPDGRSLRLTAKALGPGSAGLRHIQPGTRVFAEGPYGAFTTMHQRTPNAVLVAGGVGVTPVRALLEDMAGHVVVLYRVRAHGDAVLFGELAQLAHARGAVLHLLTGPNDAQSEHGPLLGAANLAALVPDIRSRDVFVCGPPPMTDAVLRGLRELDVPRDQIHAERFSLAS; encoded by the coding sequence GTGACCACGCTTGAAGCCCCCGCGCCGCCGACGCCGCCCACCCCGACCCCGTCCCTGCGCCCGAAGGCGGTGGCCCGGACCGGGCTGTACGCGCTGCTGGCGGCGAACGCGGCCGTGGTGGCCGGACTGTTCGCCGCGGCCGGGTTCGACGACAACGCGCTGATCCTGCTCGGCAGGCTGACCGGCCTGTACGGCGCGCTGATCATGGCCTTCCAGCTGGTGCTGGTGGCCAGGCTGCCCTGGCTGGACCGCCGGATCGGGATGGACCGGCTGACCTCCTGGCACCGGTGGACCGGTTTCGGTCTGCTGTGGACACTGCTGGCGCACGCGGTGTTCATCACCTACGGCTACGCCCAGGCGGAGAACCTGCCGGTGGTCACCCAGTTCGCCGAGCTGGCGACCACAGTGGACGGTGTGCTGCGGGCCATCGTGGCGCTGCTGCTGATCATGATGGTCGGCGCGGTGTCGGTGCGCGCGGCCCGGCGCAGGCTCGCCTACGAGACCTGGCACTTCATCCACCTCTACACCTACCTCGCGGTCGTGCTCGCCTTCGGCCACCAGCTCGCGGCCGGACGCACCTTCGCCGGTTCGCCGTTCGCCCGCGCCTACTGGTGGACGCTGTGGGGCCTGGCGCTGGGCTCGGTGGTGCTGGGCCGGTTCCTGCTGCCGCTGTGGCGCAACCTGCGGCACCGGTTCCGGGTGACCGCGGTGGTGCCGGAGTCCGACAGCGTGGTCTCGGTCTACATCACCGGCCGCCACCTGGACCGCCTGCCCGCCCGCGCGGGCCAGTTCTTCCTGTGGCGCTTCCTGGCCAAGGACCGCTGGTGGCAGGCCAACCCGTTCTCGCTCTCGGCGGCCCCCGACGGCCGCTCACTGCGCCTGACCGCCAAGGCCCTCGGCCCCGGCAGCGCGGGCCTGCGGCACATCCAGCCGGGCACCAGGGTCTTCGCCGAGGGTCCCTACGGCGCGTTCACCACCATGCACCAGCGCACCCCGAACGCGGTGCTGGTCGCCGGTGGCGTGGGCGTGACCCCGGTGCGGGCGCTGCTGGAGGACATGGCCGGGCACGTGGTGGTGCTCTACCGGGTGCGTGCGCACGGCGACGCGGTGCTCTTCGGCGAACTGGCCCAGCTCGCCCACGCCAGGGGAGCGGTGCTGCACCTGCTGACCGGCCCCAACGACGCGCAGAGCGAACACGGCCCGCTGCTGGGCGCGGCCAACCTGGCCGCGCTGGTGCCCGACATCCGCTCCAGGGACGTCTTCGTCTGCGGCCCGCCCCCGATGACCGACGCGGTCCTGCGCGGCCTGCGCGAACTGGACGTCCCCCGCGACCAGATCCACGCCGAACGCTTCAGCCTGGCGAGCTGA
- a CDS encoding ImmA/IrrE family metallo-endopeptidase, with the protein MTEVPARVERVLDQVLSSVAPPQPFTVGEFCRRLGERRGHPIELMPLSQVLGGRVAPFDGLLVSAYDADYVFYDDTTSALHQQNTVLHEIGHLVLEHRSIGEGGQPRLPMLRLLFPHLDEARREELLGKALCRAGFQDLQEREAESFATQFSARLLDAAPGLLSRKAKRLPPHEAQVIDRLAHGLGPTQQ; encoded by the coding sequence ATGACCGAAGTACCCGCCAGGGTGGAACGCGTCCTGGACCAGGTGCTCTCCTCGGTGGCGCCGCCCCAGCCGTTCACGGTCGGCGAGTTCTGCCGCAGGCTGGGTGAGCGGCGCGGGCATCCGATCGAGCTGATGCCGCTGAGCCAGGTGCTGGGTGGCCGGGTCGCGCCCTTCGACGGGCTGCTGGTCTCGGCCTACGACGCGGACTACGTCTTCTACGACGACACCACCTCGGCGCTGCACCAGCAGAACACGGTGCTGCACGAGATCGGCCACCTGGTCCTGGAGCACCGCAGCATCGGCGAGGGCGGCCAGCCCCGGCTGCCGATGCTGCGGCTGCTGTTCCCGCACCTCGACGAGGCCCGGCGGGAAGAGCTGCTGGGCAAGGCGCTGTGCCGGGCCGGGTTCCAGGACCTGCAGGAGCGGGAGGCGGAGAGCTTCGCCACCCAGTTCTCCGCCCGGCTGCTCGACGCCGCACCCGGCCTGCTGAGCCGCAAGGCCAAACGATTGCCGCCGCACGAGGCGCAGGTGATCGACCGGCTCGCGCACGGACTGGGCCCCACCCAGCAGTGA
- a CDS encoding sensor histidine kinase: protein MSWGGRWRAAWQRTRLGTRLSLALGALSLVVFAVVGTVMVTSMEEYLAARLDEQMKKSQIEQTAAWRKDGAPQPPWSWQSVLFDMREGKPKMVKSTAGTTPQNIDRLAKVAQKVHGQDEDLYETLDLYGKEGTFRVRACTISGNEVLVSAAPRDDLDGTVSWFITVCVAMFLVALLVLVVSGRLVLRRGLRPLAEMAGTAHDIRSHDLTDSAQLPVRATGDGGGGVEVEELRSAFNLMLEHIDSSLAARTAAEQRLRRFVADASHELRTPLTSIRGYADLFKYAAANEPAERDRHLARIREEAARMTVLLDDLLLLARLDAAEVEEPLRPEDIDLVALANAAADAFHAARPSHPLTVVLAQDQLALRADPMRLRQVLDNLLTNAAVHTPPGTEVELAVWAADEHALIRINDNGPGIPAADQERIFDRFYRVDDSRSRNKGGSGLGLAVVRSLVTAHGGTVELASAPGRTTFLLRLPLSYSGEPGARGVAGPRSES from the coding sequence GTGAGCTGGGGCGGCCGCTGGCGGGCTGCCTGGCAGCGGACCCGGCTGGGCACCAGGCTGTCGCTGGCCCTCGGCGCGTTGTCGCTGGTGGTCTTCGCCGTGGTGGGCACCGTGATGGTGACCAGCATGGAGGAGTACCTGGCCGCCCGGCTGGACGAGCAGATGAAGAAGAGCCAGATCGAGCAGACCGCGGCCTGGCGCAAGGACGGCGCCCCGCAGCCGCCGTGGTCCTGGCAGTCGGTGCTCTTCGACATGCGCGAGGGCAAGCCGAAGATGGTCAAGTCCACCGCCGGCACCACCCCGCAGAACATCGACCGGCTGGCCAAGGTCGCGCAGAAGGTGCACGGCCAGGACGAGGACCTCTACGAAACCCTTGACCTGTATGGGAAAGAGGGCACCTTCCGGGTTCGGGCCTGCACCATCAGCGGCAACGAGGTGCTGGTCAGCGCCGCGCCACGGGACGACCTGGACGGCACGGTGAGCTGGTTCATCACCGTGTGCGTCGCCATGTTCCTGGTGGCGCTGCTGGTCCTGGTGGTCTCCGGCCGCCTGGTGCTGCGCCGCGGCCTGCGCCCGCTGGCCGAGATGGCCGGCACCGCGCACGACATCCGCTCGCACGACCTCACCGACTCCGCCCAGCTGCCGGTGCGCGCCACCGGCGACGGCGGCGGTGGGGTCGAGGTGGAGGAGCTGCGCAGCGCGTTCAACCTGATGCTGGAGCACATCGACTCCTCGCTGGCCGCGCGCACCGCCGCCGAGCAGCGGCTGCGCCGTTTCGTCGCGGACGCCTCGCACGAACTGCGCACCCCGCTGACCTCCATCCGCGGCTACGCCGACCTGTTCAAGTACGCCGCCGCCAACGAACCGGCCGAACGCGACCGGCACCTGGCCCGCATCCGCGAGGAGGCGGCCAGGATGACGGTGCTGCTGGACGACCTGCTGTTGCTGGCCCGCCTGGACGCCGCCGAGGTCGAGGAACCACTGCGCCCGGAGGACATCGACCTGGTCGCGCTGGCCAACGCCGCCGCCGACGCCTTCCACGCCGCCCGCCCCAGCCACCCGCTCACCGTGGTGCTGGCCCAGGACCAGCTCGCCCTGCGCGCCGACCCGATGCGGCTGCGCCAGGTCCTGGACAACCTGCTGACCAACGCCGCCGTGCACACCCCACCCGGCACCGAGGTCGAACTGGCCGTCTGGGCCGCCGACGAGCACGCGCTGATCCGGATCAACGACAACGGCCCCGGCATCCCGGCCGCCGACCAGGAACGCATCTTCGACCGCTTCTACCGGGTGGACGACTCCCGTTCCAGGAACAAGGGCGGCAGCGGTCTGGGCCTGGCCGTGGTCCGCTCGCTGGTCACCGCGCACGGCGGCACGGTCGAACTCGCCAGCGCGCCGGGCCGCACCACGTTCCTGCTCCGCCTGCCGCTGAGCTACTCCGGCGAGCCCGGCGCCCGCGGCGTGGCCGGGCCCAGATCCGAGAGCTGA
- a CDS encoding sugar phosphate isomerase/epimerase family protein — MIVPGLVSVTFRQLGVPEVVRLTAAAGLAAIEWGGDVHVPAGDLAAAETARELTAAAGLTVAAYGSYYRAGHSDPADLDPVVRTAAALGAPLIRVWAGQLGSAEADPAQRAGTVQALRRAAEAAAGHGMRIALEYHRNTLTDTLASATALFAEVDRAEVVPYWQPAGGQPSAVALTEVRALLPELVTAHVFSWGPGGGKDRLPLAERADLWRPVLAELAADGRDRFALVEFVPDDSPAIFLRDAATLRDWLTHPLG; from the coding sequence TTGATCGTTCCTGGTCTGGTTTCGGTGACCTTCCGGCAACTCGGTGTGCCCGAGGTGGTGCGGTTGACCGCCGCCGCGGGCCTGGCAGCGATCGAGTGGGGTGGCGATGTGCACGTCCCCGCCGGGGATCTCGCCGCCGCCGAGACCGCCCGCGAACTGACCGCCGCGGCCGGGCTGACCGTGGCCGCCTACGGCTCCTACTACCGCGCGGGGCACAGCGATCCGGCCGACCTGGACCCCGTGGTGCGCACCGCGGCGGCACTGGGCGCGCCGTTGATCCGGGTCTGGGCCGGGCAGCTCGGGTCGGCCGAGGCTGATCCGGCGCAGCGGGCGGGCACCGTGCAGGCGTTGCGGCGGGCGGCGGAAGCGGCCGCGGGGCACGGGATGCGGATCGCGCTGGAATATCACCGGAACACCCTCACCGACACGCTCGCCTCCGCTACCGCGCTGTTCGCCGAGGTGGATCGGGCAGAGGTGGTGCCCTACTGGCAACCGGCAGGCGGACAGCCCTCGGCGGTGGCGCTGACCGAGGTGCGGGCGTTGTTGCCGGAGCTGGTGACCGCGCACGTGTTCAGCTGGGGTCCAGGTGGTGGGAAGGATCGGCTGCCGCTGGCCGAACGGGCAGACCTCTGGCGGCCGGTGCTGGCCGAACTCGCCGCGGACGGCCGGGACCGGTTCGCGCTGGTGGAGTTCGTGCCGGATGACTCGCCGGCGATCTTCCTGCGGGATGCGGCCACCCTGCGTGATTGGTTGACCCACCCACTCGGGTGA